From Monomorium pharaonis isolate MP-MQ-018 chromosome 9, ASM1337386v2, whole genome shotgun sequence, the proteins below share one genomic window:
- the LOC105839381 gene encoding uncharacterized protein LOC105839381 isoform X1, with protein sequence MLKIIRFRDAWTKCHLTRLYSQKVNIGAIGPELRKEIDKMQRIRPSDQPPKIWQQIEKKDKDGKLMKFTIQEIPEDRYEEAVQHMCTYFLADEVTCACLDAKNDPLFVQDVSTIWRLLLAEGISIAAFIDNPNGGKPIIAGMNALGVDVKDQKDSISGYQFTSEKCKNTFEIIASATKVVYERYGVDKYLYAIGLSVDPDYRGYGLGKDILKIRDLIGPMYKVPATSTAFTSIISQKSAAGAGFEEFLTQNYADLVDKDGKEYFPGIKSKNFKIMGKRL encoded by the exons ATGTTGAAAATCATACGTTTCCGCGACGCTTGGACAAAGTGTCATTTGACGCGGTTGTATTCACAGAAAGTGAACATTGGAGCTATCGGACCAGAGTTACGGAAAGAAATAGACAAAATGCAACGCATCAGACCATCGGACCAGCCACCCAAAATCTGGCAACAAATAGAGAAGAAGGATAAGGATGGGAAGCTGATGAAGTTCACGATTCAGGAGATTCCTGAGGACCGATATGAGGAAGCGGTTCAACACATGTGCACGTATTTCTTAGCCGATGAAGTGACTTGTGCTTGTTTAg ACGCGAAAAATGATCCTTTATTTGTACAAGACGTAAGTACGATATGGCGTTTGTTACTCGCAGAAGGCATATCTATAGCTGCATTTATTGATAATCCCAATGGTGGAAAACCTATAATCGCGGGTATGAATGCTCTGGGTGTGGACGTTAAAGATCAGAAAGATAGTATTTCCGGTTATCAG TTTACGTCAGAGAAGTGCAAAAATACATTCGAAATCATAGCGAGTGCGACAAAGGTGGTGTATGAACGTTATGGAgttgacaaatatttatacgcTATTGGTCTTAGCGTCGATCCTGATTATCGAGGATATGGATTAGGCAAAGATATTCTAAAAATCAG GGATCTTATTGGACCTATGTATAAAGTGCCAGCGACATCTACTGCATTTACATCGATAATTTCGCAGAAATCAGCAGCGGGTGCGGGATTTGAAGAGTTTCTTACGCAAAATTACGCCGATTTAGTCGATAAGGATGGAAAAGAATATTTCCCCGGTATTAAgtccaaaaattttaaaattatgggtAAAAGATTGTAA
- the LOC105839381 gene encoding uncharacterized protein LOC105839381 isoform X2: MQRIRPSDQPPKIWQQIEKKDKDGKLMKFTIQEIPEDRYEEAVQHMCTYFLADEVTCACLDAKNDPLFVQDVSTIWRLLLAEGISIAAFIDNPNGGKPIIAGMNALGVDVKDQKDSISGYQFTSEKCKNTFEIIASATKVVYERYGVDKYLYAIGLSVDPDYRGYGLGKDILKIRDLIGPMYKVPATSTAFTSIISQKSAAGAGFEEFLTQNYADLVDKDGKEYFPGIKSKNFKIMGKRL; this comes from the exons ATGCAACGCATCAGACCATCGGACCAGCCACCCAAAATCTGGCAACAAATAGAGAAGAAGGATAAGGATGGGAAGCTGATGAAGTTCACGATTCAGGAGATTCCTGAGGACCGATATGAGGAAGCGGTTCAACACATGTGCACGTATTTCTTAGCCGATGAAGTGACTTGTGCTTGTTTAg ACGCGAAAAATGATCCTTTATTTGTACAAGACGTAAGTACGATATGGCGTTTGTTACTCGCAGAAGGCATATCTATAGCTGCATTTATTGATAATCCCAATGGTGGAAAACCTATAATCGCGGGTATGAATGCTCTGGGTGTGGACGTTAAAGATCAGAAAGATAGTATTTCCGGTTATCAG TTTACGTCAGAGAAGTGCAAAAATACATTCGAAATCATAGCGAGTGCGACAAAGGTGGTGTATGAACGTTATGGAgttgacaaatatttatacgcTATTGGTCTTAGCGTCGATCCTGATTATCGAGGATATGGATTAGGCAAAGATATTCTAAAAATCAG GGATCTTATTGGACCTATGTATAAAGTGCCAGCGACATCTACTGCATTTACATCGATAATTTCGCAGAAATCAGCAGCGGGTGCGGGATTTGAAGAGTTTCTTACGCAAAATTACGCCGATTTAGTCGATAAGGATGGAAAAGAATATTTCCCCGGTATTAAgtccaaaaattttaaaattatgggtAAAAGATTGTAA